The segment GCGTCGACCTTCCAAAACCATGGACAACACGCAGCTAAGCGAAGCCAGCCCCATCCACAGCAAGACCGAATAAGACATCCATACACTAATCATAGTATAATTGTAATTTACCAATAAAGGCCAGCCCAGCACAAATAGCAGCAACAGTGCTCTGATAATCAGCGTAACACGCGCTTTGATCTTTTGACGGCGAACCTCCTTCTCCGTGGCAAAATCGCTGCTCCCTCCCGCCAGCCGGATGAGCTTAAACGCAATACCAATTACAGTGAAAACAACTAACAACGAAGCTACTCCGTCCATTAGGATATAAGTGTCGTCATACGTGAAGGTCTTCATCGGCACCCCTCGCATCTGATCATAGATATTCTGGGCAATGAGCGTGGGTGCGGTAGAGTTCAGGTTAGCCAGAACGAACACCCCCTCCTTCCGCTGCGGATCGATGATTACTTTGGAGGAATAATTCGGGTTGCTGCCGCTGTGACGGATTACATGCGTCTCCGAGTTTTGGCTCCAGCCGAAGGCATAGCGCAGGTTTTCACTTTCATGTCCCGCTGTACGGAGGTCAAGCTCATGAGATTGCTGAATGGCTTTTTTCAGCTCATCTGGAATGTCGCTGCTTCCCATCTGGGCATTAACCCAGTGCTGCAAATCCTTCAGATTGGTCACCAAATACCCTGCGGCTATATTTCCGTAGTATCTTGGAGCATCATATGCCATGCTTTTGCCAAAAAACACCCGGTACCCCTGCGCAAGCTGCTCCGGCTTCCGTTCCTGCCCTGTCGAGAAATAGCTGTCGTTCATCCCCAGCGGCTTCAGGATGTGCTGCGTTACATAATCCTGATAGCTCATCCCTGTAACCTGTTCAATGATTGCGGCCAGAATATCATAGTTCACCGTTGCGTACTGATAGGCGCTCCCCGGATCGGTATCTAACTTAAGGCTGGACATCTTATGTATGGTTGCTGCAAGCTGCTCCTTATCTGAACCTTCAGGGATCTGGCGGATGCTCCAGGACGGTATTCCGCTGGTATGTGCGAGTAGCTGGTTAATTGAGATATTGGCCTTCTCCCCTTTATAGGTTGGAGCAAACTCTGGCAGATATTGCGAGACATCATCGGTAAAAGCCAATTCCCCTTGATCCTGTAGCATAATCACAGCCAGCGCTGTAAAGGCCTTGGTCGTTGAGCCTAGTTCAAAAAGCGACTCCGCTGTAACTGGCCTTCGTTTCTCCTTATCGGCATAGCCGTAGGTTTGGAAATCGGTCTTACCACCTCTGGCGGACAAGATCGCTACACCTGGCGTCGCTGTCTTGTCCATGATGCTCTGCACCATGCCGGACTCACTGTCAATCTTCCCTGCGGCCAAAAGAGTTCCAATCTCATGCCAGCATGCAGCCGTAGCAATGACTACAATCAGCAGCATCGCAATGCCTTTTAGCAGTATTTCTGTTCTACGCGTTGATCTCTTCATGGTTATGCTCCTTCAAGTCGGGTCATCTGGATCAATTTACACTTATCTAGTATGACGGCTTGCAGCAGCCTTTCCCTGCACTATACGTGATTAGTACTTTACCCCGACAAAAACAAGTCCATTTACGGAGTATAAAGAAAATATTTATTAGTTTGACCTTGCAGTATAGTTCAACCCTTATAGTGAAATATAGTTAAGGATGCTTTTAAACTAAATTTATAAAAGATTGTGAGAGAGGTATATTATGAGAAGTAAATGTAATGGAGAATTGTCGGGGATTGTATTCCTGCTTCTGGCACTTGGTGCCTCTGTATTTATCGGGAAAGAAATGTTGTTCGCTGTACTAGCAATAATCGTTCTATTGGCACAATTAGGGATATATACTTTCCAACGCAATAAAAGAGGTAATAGGTTCTGGGTCTATGCAGTTGCCCTAGTAACCGAGATTATATTCTTGGTCACTAATGAACCTTGGATGTTCATACTCGCTATTTTACTGCTTATCGTCGCAGGGGTATGGAATGTGTTTTTTGCGGGTGAAGTGCGTAAGAGCGGGACGGTTTTGCTAGTAGTTCGGAGAGTGTTGTACGGTATTGTGGCTGTGATTGCCAGTGTTTTTTGGATCGTTAATATCTATGCTCAGCCGATTACCCGGTCCGTTACTCTGCCAGCTGATTTAAATGTTGAAGTCAACAATGACAAGCTTGATTCTCCAACCACCATGTTGAAAAATATAGAAATTATGAATTCCTTCGGCAGCCGTACAACGGGCTCAGAAGGTCACAATCGGTTCATTGCCTGGTTACAACAGCAGGTGACGGATATGGAGCTTACGGTATACCGTGACGAGTACACTTTTGACCGCTGGGAAGAGAAGACAAGCTCTGTGATCGTAGATAACCAGGAAATCCATGTATCCTCTGCGTTTCCATACTCCGGGGAGACCGATAGCAATGGAGTAACCGGAGAACTTGTCTACACCAAACCTGGTGAGTATGAGGATGCCAAGGGTAAAATAGCCGTCGTTGAAATCAAGAACCTTGAGAGTTTCCCTATAGCACTGGTGATGAATATCCGTGGAAAATTTGGGGAGCCGGGCGGTATCCCTTCAGATGAAGGCGATCTAGTCCTTACCACAGGTTTGAAGCACGCTAAGTTGGATGAAGCAAAGGAACAGGGCGTGAAAGCAGTCATCATCGTCTGGGATGGTGTATCTGATGAAAAGGCTGAAAAGCAATACCTCCCATTCACCGAGCATTATTTCGGAATTCCGGCAGTTTGGGTCAATAAAACAGAAGGGCAGAAAGTGATCAACGCAGCTAAGGAGCATAAAGTGGGCACAGTAATTTTAGAGGCAGAAACACAGAAAAATGCGCCGACTGAATCTTTTTATGTGAAAATTGAAGGAAAGAACAAAAAGGAATCGATCATCGTTAATACGCATACCGACGGTGTGAATGTGGTAGAAGAAGACGGTGCGATTGGAATGCTCTCCATGATTCGTTACCTCCAGCAACAGGAGCAGCCAGAACGGACTATGATCTTCGCCTTTGTAACAGGACATTTCAGATTGCCTGAATTCAAAGGTACCTCGCAGGCAACCTCAACCTGGATGCAGGCACATCCTGAGCTGTGGGATGGTACAGATGGACACCTGAAAGCCGTGGCAGGACTCACTGTAGAACATCTAGGCAGCTTGGAATGGAAGGACAATGCTTCCGGACAATATGGACCCACTGGAGAAATAAGCACTGAATTTGCCTATGCAGGAAATGAAATCATGGAAGCCATTTGGATGAAAGCTGTTGAAGATAGAAGTAACACCAGGACCGTTATCCTGCGCGGACATAATAAGTTTCAATTCGGTGAGAGTCAGCCCCTGTTCAATGCCGGGATTCCAATGATTGGACTGATCCCCATGCCGGATTATCTCCTGGTAGATAGCGCAAATAGAGAAATGGATAAGTTCGATGTGAATCTGATGCGCGAACAAGTCGGGTCTCTATTGAAGGCATTACAGCTTATTGATCGTACAGAGACTACTGAGTTGGGGGCGGCAGATCGGTATTCGTTTTTCTTTGGGCGGACGAAGTAGTTGAATGGTAACAGCTAACACTGATGCCACAGGATAATGAGTGTAATTATGGTATTATTATATTCGAGTTTTTGAGTCTATCAATCTTCTTATACCGGAGGGAAACATGGATATCACTGAATTTCAACAATGGGTTAGGGAATATTACAAAAATCGTAACTGGTCGGACTTAGATATATTTGTTCGTATTGGATTTCTTGCTGAAGAAACTGGGGAAGTCGCCCGCGCAATTCGTGCGTTAGAGATTGGCAGGGATCGTCCAGATGGGGTTGCAGGCACATTTCAAGAGAATAAAGCTGAATTAACAGAAGAACTTGGAGATGTTCTAGGAAATCTCATTGTCATCGCCAATAAATATGATATATCGCTTGAAGATATCTTGATATCGCATAAACAAAAGCTTCAGGCCCGCTATTCAGAAAACTAAAATAAATGCAAAAATAGGAAGAAGGTATACATATGAAGCTTTGTGGAGTCTGTATCCTCACTGACAATGCGCCGCGTCTCGCTGCTTTTTATGAAATCGTGCTCAAGGAATCTCCGGTTGTTGAAGGGCAGCATTACGGATTCGACAATGCTCAGCTTGCGGTCCACAATCCGGGCCAAGTGAACGTGGTCAATGACAAGAATATGTCACTAATGTTCTATGTTCATGATGTCTTGGCTGAATATGACCGTCTGAAGCAAGCCATCCCCGGTATCGGGATTACCTCTCCACC is part of the Paenibacillus sp. FSL M7-0420 genome and harbors:
- a CDS encoding serine hydrolase domain-containing protein encodes the protein MKRSTRRTEILLKGIAMLLIVVIATAACWHEIGTLLAAGKIDSESGMVQSIMDKTATPGVAILSARGGKTDFQTYGYADKEKRRPVTAESLFELGSTTKAFTALAVIMLQDQGELAFTDDVSQYLPEFAPTYKGEKANISINQLLAHTSGIPSWSIRQIPEGSDKEQLAATIHKMSSLKLDTDPGSAYQYATVNYDILAAIIEQVTGMSYQDYVTQHILKPLGMNDSYFSTGQERKPEQLAQGYRVFFGKSMAYDAPRYYGNIAAGYLVTNLKDLQHWVNAQMGSSDIPDELKKAIQQSHELDLRTAGHESENLRYAFGWSQNSETHVIRHSGSNPNYSSKVIIDPQRKEGVFVLANLNSTAPTLIAQNIYDQMRGVPMKTFTYDDTYILMDGVASLLVVFTVIGIAFKLIRLAGGSSDFATEKEVRRQKIKARVTLIIRALLLLFVLGWPLLVNYNYTMISVWMSYSVLLWMGLASLSCVLSMVLEGRRWR
- a CDS encoding PA domain-containing protein, with the translated sequence MRSKCNGELSGIVFLLLALGASVFIGKEMLFAVLAIIVLLAQLGIYTFQRNKRGNRFWVYAVALVTEIIFLVTNEPWMFILAILLLIVAGVWNVFFAGEVRKSGTVLLVVRRVLYGIVAVIASVFWIVNIYAQPITRSVTLPADLNVEVNNDKLDSPTTMLKNIEIMNSFGSRTTGSEGHNRFIAWLQQQVTDMELTVYRDEYTFDRWEEKTSSVIVDNQEIHVSSAFPYSGETDSNGVTGELVYTKPGEYEDAKGKIAVVEIKNLESFPIALVMNIRGKFGEPGGIPSDEGDLVLTTGLKHAKLDEAKEQGVKAVIIVWDGVSDEKAEKQYLPFTEHYFGIPAVWVNKTEGQKVINAAKEHKVGTVILEAETQKNAPTESFYVKIEGKNKKESIIVNTHTDGVNVVEEDGAIGMLSMIRYLQQQEQPERTMIFAFVTGHFRLPEFKGTSQATSTWMQAHPELWDGTDGHLKAVAGLTVEHLGSLEWKDNASGQYGPTGEISTEFAYAGNEIMEAIWMKAVEDRSNTRTVILRGHNKFQFGESQPLFNAGIPMIGLIPMPDYLLVDSANREMDKFDVNLMREQVGSLLKALQLIDRTETTELGAADRYSFFFGRTK
- a CDS encoding MazG-like family protein: MDITEFQQWVREYYKNRNWSDLDIFVRIGFLAEETGEVARAIRALEIGRDRPDGVAGTFQENKAELTEELGDVLGNLIVIANKYDISLEDILISHKQKLQARYSEN
- a CDS encoding VOC family protein produces the protein MKLCGVCILTDNAPRLAAFYEIVLKESPVVEGQHYGFDNAQLAVHNPGQVNVVNDKNMSLMFYVHDVLAEYDRLKQAIPGIGITSPPERRPWGATPSGSLTPTAIR